From the Synergistaceae bacterium DZ-S4 genome, one window contains:
- a CDS encoding putative metallopeptidase, translated as MTEKAGPEFDYEICNNRIRPIAEALIAKYEELRHIDPDKILFLVNHKSSGSKKQMVLARTGRISPKWTEILYQLGACSYFYTIEFYAKTTAAMDESQIVALVYRELRRIGPEGEILIPDVHDWWQILMGLGRKWFYPDSTCPNLLDEDVDWKKLMGQYYEKAGSAE; from the coding sequence ATGACGGAAAAAGCCGGTCCAGAGTTTGATTACGAAATATGCAACAACAGGATCAGACCTATAGCAGAAGCTCTCATAGCAAAATATGAGGAATTGCGCCATATAGATCCGGATAAGATACTTTTCTTAGTGAACCACAAAAGCTCGGGGAGCAAAAAGCAAATGGTCCTTGCCAGGACCGGCAGGATATCGCCAAAGTGGACGGAGATACTTTACCAGCTTGGAGCATGCTCGTACTTCTATACGATCGAGTTCTACGCCAAGACGACTGCCGCGATGGATGAAAGCCAAATAGTGGCGCTTGTCTACCGTGAACTGAGAAGGATAGGGCCTGAAGGAGAGATCCTGATACCCGATGTGCACGACTGGTGGCAGATCCTTATGGGACTGGGCAGGAAATGGTTTTACCCGGACAGCACATGTCCGAACCTGCTCGACGAAGACGTTGACTGGAAAAAGCTGATGGGGCAGTACTATGAAAAAGCCGGATCCGCAGAGTAA
- the ftsZ gene encoding cell division protein FtsZ: MSIPAKELCYPYPDESEGTSKTNAPSAQNRSEPARRESIKVIAVGGGGGNALNHIISKGIEGVDILAVNTDIRSLDMSLSQNKIVLGERVTKGLGAGALPQIGEQAAKESLAEIREYLRGSDMVYLTAGMGGGTGTGAIPIIAQTAKEMGILTVAVVTKPFMFEGARRMRYAEEGIAKLRKCVDALIVVPNDRLLQICRKETPLSESFSMVDEVLRQAVQGVTDLVTRPGMVNVDFADLKAVMKHAGIAVMGVGCAKGENRIENALREALESPLMECSMHGAKGVLMNITCGEDLGIFEIQQAAAYIEEIISEDATFVWGCAEDSDMEGSVEIVIVATGFEEDHFENSSSRGGSHSTSQRPIFKNEQQRPVRQGSVTNAAEEKKETETAPAAEIRRGPSWLEQKEDVVQETEAFSRAAADELDEPTFLRKGKAQSRPDTD, encoded by the coding sequence TTGAGTATACCTGCAAAAGAGCTTTGCTATCCGTATCCCGATGAATCCGAAGGGACATCGAAGACTAATGCTCCTTCTGCACAAAATAGATCTGAACCTGCCCGCAGAGAATCCATAAAGGTCATAGCTGTAGGAGGAGGGGGAGGAAACGCCCTCAACCACATTATAAGCAAGGGAATAGAAGGTGTGGATATCCTTGCTGTCAACACGGACATCAGAAGTCTTGACATGTCCCTCAGCCAAAACAAGATAGTTCTCGGCGAGAGGGTCACAAAGGGACTGGGAGCGGGCGCCCTGCCCCAAATAGGCGAACAGGCGGCAAAGGAGTCACTCGCTGAGATCAGGGAGTATCTCAGAGGCTCTGACATGGTATACCTGACTGCCGGCATGGGAGGAGGCACTGGTACAGGAGCCATTCCGATAATTGCCCAGACAGCGAAGGAAATGGGCATTCTTACCGTAGCAGTGGTCACCAAGCCCTTTATGTTTGAGGGAGCCAGGAGGATGCGATACGCAGAAGAGGGTATAGCCAAACTCCGCAAGTGTGTCGACGCACTCATAGTAGTGCCCAACGACAGGCTTCTCCAGATCTGCCGTAAAGAGACTCCGCTGAGCGAATCCTTCTCCATGGTAGACGAAGTTCTGAGACAGGCGGTGCAGGGTGTCACAGACCTTGTTACAAGGCCAGGGATGGTCAATGTGGATTTTGCAGACCTAAAGGCCGTAATGAAGCACGCCGGCATAGCCGTTATGGGTGTGGGGTGTGCGAAGGGCGAAAACAGGATCGAAAACGCCCTCAGGGAAGCCCTGGAGAGCCCGTTGATGGAATGCTCGATGCATGGAGCCAAGGGGGTACTTATGAACATCACATGCGGCGAGGATCTTGGGATATTCGAAATCCAGCAGGCTGCCGCATATATCGAAGAGATCATCTCCGAAGATGCTACCTTTGTCTGGGGATGCGCTGAGGACAGCGACATGGAGGGCAGCGTGGAGATAGTCATCGTTGCAACAGGCTTTGAAGAAGACCACTTTGAAAACAGCAGCTCCCGCGGCGGATCACACTCAACATCCCAGAGACCCATCTTCAAAAATGAACAGCAAAGGCCTGTCCGGCAAGGATCCGTTACAAATGCTGCAGAAGAAAAAAAAGAAACTGAAACAGCTCCAGCGGCTGAGATAAGAAGAGGCCCCTCATGGCTGGAACAGAAGGAAGATGTGGTGCAGGAAACAGAAGCTTTTTCCAGGGCAGCCGCGGATGAGCTCGACGAACCTACCTTCCTGAGGAAGGGTAAGGCTCAAAGCAGGCCTGACACAGACTGA